Genomic segment of Caldanaerobius polysaccharolyticus DSM 13641:
CGCGACGACCGCTGCTTTTAGCGATTCCACCAGCTGATCGGTGTCTATGACTACGTTGTGATGGCAGGTGTGAAGATAGTTCGACATCACTTTGATCCAGTGCTTATCTGAATTGGGTTGAAATTCGTTGGCTTTAAAATAAAGGTCGTTATCCACATAATCCACAGAGTAGGTGTGAATATTTCCCATATCAGAATCTTTAAACCAATTCTGGGCTATAGCGGTGATGGCGCTGGAGTCCAGCCCGCCTGAGAGCAGAGTGCATACAGGTACATCAGATACCAGTTGCCTTTTGACGGTGTCTTTTAAAAGCCAGCGTATCTTCTGGGCTGTAGTCTCGACGTCATCGGTATGAGGCTTGCTTTGCAATTGCCAGTACTGACGCTGACGCAGCCCTTTTTTGTCGTATATAAGCCAGTAACCTGGCTTTAACTCATATATGTCTTTGAAAACGCCTAATCCAGGTGTTCTGCTGGGGCCCATGGCAAACACCTCGGCAAGACCTGTGGCGTCTACCTCAGGTTCTACAAAGGGGTGGGCCAACAAAGCTTTTATCTCAGATCCAAATAAAAATGAGCTTCCCTTTACCGTGTAAAAAAATGGCTTTACTCCTAGTCTGTCTCTTGCTGCAAACAGGAGTTTTTTGCCTTCGTCCCATATGGCAAATGCAAAGATTCCGTTGAGCTTTTCTACGCATCGCGTTCCCCATTGAATATAGGATGCCAGTAGTACTTCTGTATCTGAGCGTGACGTAAAAGCGTACCCTGTGCTCTCAAGCTCATGTCGAAGTTCAGGGGTGTTGTAGAGTTCGCCGTTATAGACGATGGTGTACTCGGCGTTGTCCTTTACCCTAGTCATAGGCTGTTTACCCCCTTGAGGATCTATTACTACCAGCCTTTTGTGAACAAAAGCAGCGTGGGTTGAGAGAAAAATCCCTGATTCGTCAGGACCGCGATGATTTAGCGTCTCGCCTATTTTTGTCAGCAGTTGCTTTTTATCCTTTAAGTCTCGCTCAAAATCCACCCAACCGGCGATGCCACACATGATAAATCACCTCAATTGATTTTTATTATCATGTATATGAACGCCGCCTCCAAGTGTTACATATAGTTTTATAATCAAAATAATTGTGGTATAATACATTTATGTCACTTTTACATCACTGCATCAGGGGGTAATGAAGTATATGGAGTATATGGAGGAAGAATTCAGTAAAGTAGCTTACAAAAACAGGTACATGATACTTTCAGCTGTGCTAATCGGCAGTATGATGGGCCCGCTGGACGGGAGCGTAGTGAACATAGCGATGCCAACGCTGCAAAGATATTTCCATGTAGACGTGAGCACCATAAGCTGGGTAGCTATGTCTTATCTTTTGGTGCTGAGCAGTATGCTATTGACCTTTGGCAGGTTAGGGGATATGCTGGGGTATAAGAGGCTGTTTCAAATAGGGATGGTGCTTTTTGCCACTTCATCGGCTTTATGCGGTTTATCTCCTAACATAGGTGTTCTCATAGTTGCCAGGGGCATTCAGGCGCTGGGCGCAGGTATGATGATGTCCATGGCGCCTGCTATAATAACCAAGGTATTTCCGCCCAACGAAAGGGGCAAAGCGCTGGGCTTTAACGCCATGGCGGTGGCCGTGGGTTTGGCTGCGGGACCTACCATTGGGGGATTGCTTATATACGCCTTTTCCTGGAGGGCTATATTTTACATCAACGTTCCCATAGGGATAATAGGCTATCTTTGGGCGCAAAAAGTAGTGGTAGAAGATCATAGGCGATCAAAAGAACAGTTTGATGTAATTGGAGCTTTTACCGCTTTTGTGTTTTTAGTATCGCTGCTTTTATATATAAGCAGAGGAGATGCTATTGGCTGGACTTCATCTGCCGGGATACTGCTTTTAATCATTACAGGGATTTTCCTCGCTGCGTTTATATACACGGAGTTGAATACAAAAGAGCCTATGCTGGACTTTTCACTTTTTCGCAACAGGTTGTTTACTGCAGGGAATTTAAGCGCCATGTTTAATTTTATAGCTCAGTTTGTGATGACGTTTTTGACGCCATTTTTCCTCACATTTAAGGGTTTTTCTACGGAGAAGATAGGCTTGATTATGACTGCATTTCCCCTCACGGTGTTTGTGGTGGCGCCTATATCAGGATCTCTGACGGATAAATTGGGATCTAGGGTGTTAAGTACGATAGGTGCGCTGGTGTGTTCTGTGGCCTTATTTACGATGAGTACGCTGACCGATTCCTCCAGTGCCTTTGACGTTATATGGAGGTTGGCGCTTTTTGGAATAGGCAATGGGATGTTTCAGTCACCTAATAATACCGAGATAATGAGTAGCGCTCCTAGGGAAAGGTTAGGGGTAGCATCCAGTGTGCTAGCCACCATGAGAAATGTGGGAATGGTATTAGGCATTGCCATAGGAGGTGCTATTTATACCTCGCGAAAGGCGTATTTTTCAGAAGTGATGAAACTGGGAGGAGCGACAGCCACGCTTTACGGTTTGAAGGACGCCTACGCGGTCTCAGTGGCTATAGCTTTGATAAGTGCCCTGCTGTCCTTTGTGAGAGGAAAAAAAAGTTAACGTTTTTTTACCACGTACTTGATAAAATTTACGATGTCGCTTTTCTCTTTTTGAGATAAAGGAAGACCATTAAATGTGACATTAGGGTATGTGAGTATGTCGTTTAAATCAATAGGCCGGTTCTCCTTAAAATATAGAAGATGATGGCTTTGTACGTATTCGTCGTCTATCAGGCCTAAAAGCCAATCAAGGGAAACACCAAAATACCTGGCGATTTTCTTTTTGGTATCATCGTCAGGTCTGCTTTTTCCAGATTCATACTGAGAAACAGTGGATTTTGCGATATTGAATATATCTCCGAATTGCTTTTGAGTTAGTCCGGCTTTTTTTCTTAGCATCCTGATTTTTTTGCCCAGCGTGTTTTCACCGATTTCTCTGTTCATCTACACACCCCGTATAAAGCGTTCACTGGTTTAGAACTTGGAATTATATTTAATTTTACTATCATAAGTGTATAGGGTAAATAAAAGTTCATGAATATTGTATTTTTTCTACACCTTGTAGCGTAAAAGTTTTAGAAAGACGAACTTTTTTGTTAAAGCCCAATAAGGTTGTATAATTGTTATAGCGGAGGTGATACGGTTGAAGTTGATTTTTTGCGGCGGCGCTATGGAGGTAGGGGCGTCGTGCTACCTTTTAAAGGTTGCTGGGAAGAATATACTTCTGGATTGTGGGATAAGGATGTCATCTAATAAGGATTGTTTGCCTGATTTTAGCTTGATACAGGACAACGGCGGGGTTGACGCTATTTTTATAAGCCATGCTCATATTGACCATACAGGAGCCCTCCCGGCTATTAGCAGGCAGTACCCTAACGCCAGGATATACATGACTCAACCTACTAAAGATCTGGTAAGGGTTTTGCTGTACGACAGCTTAAAGATTATGGAGCGAGAAGCTGAAATACCCATATACACCGAAAATCACGTGGTTGAAATGCTGGATAGGGTTATGTGCTATTCACCCCATGTAAACATAAAACCCTTTGATGACTGTGACATCACGGCTACATTTTACAGCGCAGGGCATATATTAGGGGCTGCGTGCATATACCTTAAGACCCCTGAAGGCAGCATTTTTTACAGCGGTGACTTCGCCGGGTTTAAGCAGAATACCATTGAAGGCGCCTCTATACCCAGGTTAAGGCCTGATGTGGCTATAGTGGAGTCTACCTACGGAGACAGGTTGCACGCCAATAGGGAAATGGAAGAAAAAAGGCTAGTGGATATGGTAAAACAGGTAGTAGACAGAAAGGGAAATGTGCTGATACCGGCGTTTGCCCTGGGCAGAGCCCAAGAGGTAATACTTATTTTAAAGAAAGCCATGGCCAGGCGTCAGCTGAGAGGCGTAGAGGTCTTTGTGGACGGACTTGTAAAAGACGTTTGCAGGGTTTACGTGCAAAATCCCAACTACATGAGGAGCCAGTGGGCCAAGAAAATCTTTAGAGATGGCGATATCTTTTTTAATGATACCATACACAGGGTGATTTCCCCTGCTATGAGGGATGATATCATTAAAAAAGATAGCGGCTGTATTGTCATTTCCAGTTCAGGGATGCTGACAGGAGGTCCCAGTCAGATGTACGCCCAAAAATTTGCTGGTGGGGAGAAAAACTTTATTGCGATAACGGGGTATCAAGATGAGGAAGCACCGGGTAAGCAGCTGGCGGATCTAGCTGATGGTGTTGCTGAAGACAAGGTTATAAAGATTAACGATGAAAGCATAACCGTAAATTGTGATGTGGGCAAATACGGTCTTTCAGCTCACGCTGATATGATAGAAATACTGGGATTGGTAGGAAAGCTCAGGCCTAAATCCATTGTGCTGGTCCACGGTGGTCCTGGTGCTATTGAGAAATTAGGGCACGAAATTATGAAGGAGTTTAAAGCAGATGTGTACACGCCTCAAAATGGCGATGAGATTGAGATTGAGGTAGCCAGGCCGCGGAAGCAGATGGTAAGTATTGTGTATCCATCTATTAACGCCCAGGTACCCTTAGATGAAGCCCATATGGAAGAATTGTGGAGGTTTATATACTCTCATATCGGCACAGGAGCTGCATTGAGCGTACAGGACGTCGCCGATATTTGGGGGTATAAAGACCAGAAACTGGAGGCTGTAGGAGAATTGCTGGACAATTCCCTGTACTTTGAGCACGACAAGAAGATGATGTTTTTATACCATGCATTGGATTTGGCTGCCATAGAAGAGAGAAAAAAGCCGAAGATCATGGAAATGAACAGAATGCTAGATATGGCCAATCAGATGTTTACAGCGGATATGGGCGTATACAGAGTAGGGGCAAAGCAAGACGAAGGTCGCGTGCTCATTTATTTTAATTTTCCTGAGGTGGCAAGAGGTAGGTATCAGGATATGTTCCAGAAGTTTGAGGAACAGACGGGATGGAAAGTGGAATTAAATGAAAACGTGAATACCTCTGCGATTAGCAGGGAGGTATTGAAAGCCTTGCCTTCAGGGGTAATGCCCGACGGTAAAATCTCTTATAACGTCATAGAAAAAAGGGTAGACATAAGGATTAAAGAGAGATTAAGCGAAGGTGAGATGGAGGAAATAAAAGAAAGGTTCATGGAAAATACCGGCATGGAATTAAATATAAATTGTCCCGGAGCTGACGTAGAGGGTGGGGACAATGATGTAAAAGTTAGTCCTAGCGCCATGGAACAGAATGCTGCGCTAAAGCTCATAGATGAAGAATTTAAGCAAAGTCCTCATAGACCTCATAAAAAGAGCATAAAAGTCAAGGGAGGTATGAGATATATAGAGCTGTCTTTTATATCCAAGGCTATAGGAGAGCTGTACTCTTCAAAAATAAAGGAATTAGAAGATAAAACAGGGTGGACTATAACCATTTCGGCATCGTGCAATCAGATGGAGGTATTAAACGCTGCAGTAGAGCTATGTGAAAAAAGAGGAGTGGCTTTAAAGAAAAATCCCAGTATATTTGTGGATTCTATGAAAGTGAGGATATACCCTGTACAGACCCAGAAGCCGGAAGTGATAGAAGCCATGTCCGATGAGCTGAAGGGGCTTACAGGGTTTACCCTTGTGGTGTAATCTCCAGGTACCTTTTTAACCCATTGTACAGCGCTTGGGCCACTTTCTGCTTATAGTCTACGTCTCGCAGGTGGCCCTCGTCTACCCTGTTTTTTATGCATCCAACCTCTACCAATACTCCGGGGTTGCCGTATGACAGCTCTTTTATATTCGCTGCGTGGATGCCCAGGCTATTCAAGGGCAATTTTTCTTTCATGGCGCTGTGTAGGGTTTTGGCCAGGTTTAGGCTGTCCTCTGATGGAGGATAATAAAATACTTTAAAGCCAGAGATTTTGGGGTCATCGATGGTGGTGCCTATAGATATCAGTATACCGGGAGGCAGCTTTGAGATTTTTTTCATCCTTTCAGCAAAGCTTATAGGTTTATCCCTCGTTATGGTGGCGTTACATTGCATGAGCTTTAGCAACTGGTAGAGATTTTTAGAGATATCCAGTGTAGGTATCTCTTCTTTTAAGCTCGTAGGGCTTATGGCCCTGGGATTGCATAAAGGGTCCAGATGTACGGTCTTATTTTTGAATAAAGGTATGAGAGGTGACCTGTCTACGTACAGGTATACCCGCGAGGGTATGCCAGGTACTTCTTTTATTGAGTATCGCGTATGATGGGTGAGGTGGATTATCGCGTCGATGGTATCGCCTTTTGCAGGCTTTAATTCTATTAAGTCAATGGTGCTGTCTTTTATATTGTAAGTACCTGCGGGCATATTGAATCTGCAGGGTGAAAACTGTAAATAAATGAGCCTGTCAGAGCTTTTCTGCTCTACAGCGGGCAGCCCTGTGAATTCAAACACCACTCTGGATTTTAACTGAGAGACGGCTTCTTTGCACGATGAATACGGATCTGTCACAAGATTTGTCATGTAAAAAGTAGAATGCAATCCTTTCGCCTCCACTTATAAGACCTGATGTATTTACGGTATATTTATATTCACAGGATGTGGATAGGTATGCATATAATTATGTAGGGGTGAAATTGTGTTGAATATAATCCCTATCAGAACGCATATTATTACAGAGAAAGACGATATAGTAGAGGTTGTACATAAATACACCTGTAATATAGCTGAAAAGGGGGATCTTATAGCTGTATCAGAAAGCGTAGTGGCCATAACCCAAGGCAGGGCTTATCTTCCCGAAAATGTAAAAGCAGGACTGTTGGCCAGGTTTTTGTGCCGTTTTCCTAAAAGGCACGGGTCATTGACATCCCCTGCTGCTTTCCAGCTGGCGATAAATGACGTGGGAAAAGTGAGGATTCTATTAGGTTCCCTGGCAGGCGGCATTGGCAGGTTATTGGGCGTGAAAGGCTGGTTTTTTGTCATAGCGGGAAAGCAGGTGGCTATGATAGACGATGTAGCAGGGACCATGCCTCCTTATCACAGGCATATCGTGCTGGGACCCAAGGATGCCGATAAGGTATGCCAGAGGATAAAGGATAAAACAGGGATTGATGCGGTAATAGTGGATGCCAACGATTTGGGCTGCGTGGATGTAGTAGGCGCTTCTCCTGGTGTGCTTAGGAAAGAGGTCGAAAAGTTATTAAAAAGTAATCCGTCGGGCAATTACGAGCAGCAAACCCCTATTGTGATTATAAAAAATTATACGTCGATTTTACAATAAAATTAATGCTATTTTAACTTATTGTGTGATAAAATATATTTGAACTAAGCAATAAGGGGGAATACGGTGTTTAAATTGATAAATGTCCTCAGCAAATCGGACATCAGGCTTTTTTACATCATCAATAAAAGGGTAAAGTGCAAGCTTTTAGATAGGATAATGCCTCTAATAACAAACCTGGCCGGTCCGATGGTGGTTGTCCCAGTTACGCTGTTTCTTTACATTTTTAGCAATCAGAATATGATTTTAAAAAAGATGTCGTTGGAGGCCATGGTGTCCCTCTCTGCCAGCCATCTGGTGGTGCAAGCTTTAAAGCACGCCGTAAGCAGGGAAAGGCCGGCTTTTGTCCTTGACGATGTGTATACGTTTAAGGATTTCTACGATTATTCCTTTCCCTCGGGGCATACTACTGCTGCCTTTAGCTTGGCTGTATCTACGTTCCTGTTTTATCAACAGCTAGGGATGTTGCTTATATTTTTAGCCATTATGGTAGGTATATCCAGGATGTACATCGGGGTACACTATCCTTCAGATGTGCTAACAGGGGCTGTATTGGGTACAGTATTCCCCTTTGTAATACATTCCATCCTGGTATAAATGTTATAGTAAAAAGGGGTTTTTCCATTGAGTAGTTTAGAAGCGAAAACAGCTAATTATTTTTATCTTCTTGTCCTCCTCCTGTTATCTACTATAGGTGGATACGTACAGGGGAAAAACATATTTTTAGGACTTGTGACGACTGAATTTGGCTTTATACTCATACCTGTGGTGTTGTACCTTTTAATTAAGGGCCATGATATGGGAAAGATCTTAAAAGTTAGAAAACTGGAATTTAGACATGCGCTTATGGCAATTCCACTGGCATTGGTGGGGTGGCTGGTATCAGAGGCTATAACCATCATTTGGGTATTTCTAGTAGGTAAATGGATAGCCGTGCCTGCCAACCCTATTCCGGTGCCCTGGGATGGACGTACCTTTGCTTTAGAGATAGCTACAGTGGGTTTTACCGCTGCCCTGTGCGAAGAGCTCTTTTTTAGGGGTTTCTTTATGACAGCATACGAAGGATGGGGTAGTGGGCGGGCGATAGTTATGTCCGGTATTTTTTTTGCCCTGCTGCACGTAAATCCAGGGGCTTTGCCGGGTATTGCGTTTTTGGGGGTTCTTCTAGCGTATTCAGCCTACAGGACCGGTTCTGTATTTATGAGTATGATAATGCATTTTGTATATAATTTTATAAGCATTGTCGTAATGAAGCTGGGAGGCAGTGCTGAGCAATCAGGTTCAATACCTGTAGAGGCTTTTATAGCATGGATTATCCTAGGGGCTATAGCCTTTTTGATCCTCTTAAAGATGGTAAAAAGATTAAAAGCTACCACTACGCCTGAATATAAACCGGCATGGAGTGATACGGGTACTTTTTTGCGCCATTCTATCGCTCACTGGCCCATGCTCATCAGCTTCATATTCATTATAGGGCAGATGGCTTTTATGAGCCTTTTGAAGATTTTAAATTAGCTGACGGCATTAAGCCGCCAGTTTTTTTAAGAAATTTTTTGCTTTGTGCGCTCTGAATCACAGGAATTTAAGTACATTTCTCCTACTTTATAGACATCTCCAGCTCCCATCGTCATTATTATGTCACCTTTAGTGGCGTTTTTCTTTAGGGAATTTACCACTTCTTCAAAGGTCTTCAAATATTCCGCCTCTATACCTCTTTCTCTCAGTAGATCTACCAGCATTTTTGAATTTACAATTCCGTTGTCCTTTTCTCTGGCGGCGTATATATCGGTTACTATGACATGGTCTGCGCAATCAAAAGCCTGGGAGAATTCATATAAAAGGGCTTTGGTTCTGCTGAAAGTATGGGGTTGAAATACGCACAGTATTCTGTTGTGAGGATAGTTTAAGGCGGCCTTCAGTGTTGCTTTTATTTCAGTGGGATGATGGGCATAGTCATCTATGACTGATATGCCGTTTAAATTTCCCTTGTACTCAAACCGCCTATGGGTTCCCCTGAAGTCCTTTATCGCTTTTTTTACTATATCGATATTGATGCCCATTGCAATGGACGCAGCGATGGTAGCCAGCGCATTGTATACATTGTGTTTCCCCGGTATGGAAAGTTTAAATTTGCCCAGGTTTTTGCCTTTATAGTAGAGGTGGAATTCTGGATGGCCGTTGGAATTAAAAACTATATCCTGTGCGGTATAGTCTGCAGGCCTATCTATTCCATAAGTGATGATGTTTCTATTGTTTACTTTTTTGAGGATATCTCGCACGTGTTCATTGTCATTGCATGCGATTATATATCCATTTTGAGGCACCAGTAATGTAAACTTTAAAAAGGATTCCTTTATGTGGTTTATGTCTTTGAAGTAATCCAGGTGATCGCTGTCGATGTTTAATACGATGGCCATGTACGGGAAAAACTTGAGAAAGCTGTCGTAGTATTCACAGGCTTCGGTGAGGAAATAAGGGCTATTGCCCAGCCTGACATTGCCACCTATATCGTCGATTTCGCCTCCCAGCAGCACAGTAGGATCCAGCTCAGCCTGTTGCATAGTTATGGCTAACATGGAGGTGGTGGTGGTTTTGCCGTGACAACCGGAAACCGCGATGCCGTAGCTGTAGTTTTTCATCAAAAGGCCCAGGAGCTCTGCTCTATCAATAACAGGAATGCCTAGTTCTTTTGCTTTTAATATTTCGGTGTTGTCGCTTTTTACAGCAGCGGTATGTACTACCAGGTCGGCTTTTAGCACATGAAAGGCATCATGTCTCGGGTAGACAGTGATGCCATCTTTCTCCAGTTTATCTGTTATTTTGGAAAGTTTCATGTCACAACCTGTGACGTTAAAACCCTCTTTGTTTAAGATTTGAGCTAATCCGCTCATGCTGATGCCGCCTATGCCAACCATATGAATGTTTTTGCATTTACTTAAATCTATAGACATTTATTGAACTCCTTTCACGCACTGATAATTAAATTATTGCCATTTTTGCGAAGGGTATAACATGAGGTTTCTCATACAATTATATCATATGAATAAAAATGATATGTAGTTTCTTTATTTGGGAATTTTTTTGTGATAATATTTAAATAAAGATCAATGAGCGGAGGTTTAAAGTTTGAAAAGGGCGGAGAGAATTGCAGCGATAACCAGGGTTCTCTGCGAAACTCCTGGCAAAATACACAATATAAACGAATTTTCGGAAATGCTGAACTGCGCCAGGTCTTCTGTCAGCGAGGATATAGATCGTATACGAAGTGCTTTTGAAAAGCTAAATATGGGCAAAATAAGGACTATTTCGGGCGCTGGAGGTGGTATACAGTATATACCTTATGTGGACGTAGGGTATTACGAGGAATTTGTCAAACAACTGTGTATGATATTTTCTCAGAAAGACAGGATTATTTCAGGCAATTTTATATATACTTCAGACGTAATATATAATCCCATAATGGTGGATAAAATCGCCCAGATACTAGCGTACTCGTTTATCGATGTGTTTGCGGATTACGTGGTGACAGTTGAGACAAAAGGAATACCTATAGCTTTTGCTGTGGCTAGATTGCTTAAGTTGCCTCTGGCGGTTATAAGGCAGGAGAATAAGGTGACAGAGGGACCTGTAGTGAGCATAAATTACGTATCGGGTTCTACAAGAAACATAAAGACAATGTACCTGCCTAAGAAAGCTATAAAGGCCAACTCCAGCGTGATTATAATAGATGATTTTATGAAGGCAGGAGGAACGGCCAAAGGCATAGTGGATATGATGAAAGAATTTGAATCTAAAGTGGTGGGTATAGGTGTGTTTATTGCCACAAAAGAACCGCAGCAAAAGCTTGTGTCACAATACGTATCTGTTTTGCAGTTAAATGGCATCGATGAAAAGCAAGGGCTGATTGACATACAGAGCGGGGATTGGATAAAAAATTTTAAAAAAATAGAGGATTTTCAGTAAAAGTGAAGAATATATAGTGTAGACCGATGACGGAAGGTGGTGAACTCCTTGAATATCACTGATGTGCGAGTCAGGAAAATAACGAACGAAGGCAAGATGAAAGCTGTGGTGTCAGTTACCTTTGACGATGAATTTGTCGTTCATGACATTAAGGTGATAGAAGGGCAAAATGGACTGTTTATAGCCATGCCTAGCAGAAAATCACCTGATGGGGAATTTAGGGATATAGCTCATCCGATAAACGCTGATATGAGGGCGAGATTGCAGACTGCTATTATAGACGAGTATAGTAAAGTGAAGGATGATAGTAGCCAGGAATAAATGGGAAAATAAAGGGCATAGTCCCTTTATTTTTTTATTTTTTTGTATACAAGTTCAAGATATAATATTATAATAGTTTATGGATTATCAGTGGGGAAGGTTGATGGAATTATGAATGCTGTGATTTTAGCGGCTGGCCTGGGTACCAGGATGAAGTCAAAGCGGCCAAAGGTGGTCCATGAAATCCTGGGTAAGCCCATGGTGGAATACGTGATTGGGGCTGTCAAAGGCGCTGGGGTGGAGCACATCATCCTGGTCGTAGGGCACAAGGCCGAAGAGGTAAAAAGTGCGATCAGGTCAGATGTGGATTTTGTGCTCCAACAACCTCAGCTGGGGACAGGACATGCTGTAATGGTCGCCAAGGAAAGCCTGCCCGATGAAGGGGAAGTTTTAGTTCTGGCTGGCGATACACCTCTCATAACCTCTCAGACCCTTGATAATATGGTAAAATATCACAGAGAAAAAGGATATGCTGCGACGGTGGTTACAGCGTTGGTAGATGATCCTACGGGATATGGCAGAATCGTAAAGGATGATGG
This window contains:
- a CDS encoding coenzyme F420-0:L-glutamate ligase, producing MLNIIPIRTHIITEKDDIVEVVHKYTCNIAEKGDLIAVSESVVAITQGRAYLPENVKAGLLARFLCRFPKRHGSLTSPAAFQLAINDVGKVRILLGSLAGGIGRLLGVKGWFFVIAGKQVAMIDDVAGTMPPYHRHIVLGPKDADKVCQRIKDKTGIDAVIVDANDLGCVDVVGASPGVLRKEVEKLLKSNPSGNYEQQTPIVIIKNYTSILQ
- a CDS encoding MFS transporter; this translates as MEYMEEEFSKVAYKNRYMILSAVLIGSMMGPLDGSVVNIAMPTLQRYFHVDVSTISWVAMSYLLVLSSMLLTFGRLGDMLGYKRLFQIGMVLFATSSALCGLSPNIGVLIVARGIQALGAGMMMSMAPAIITKVFPPNERGKALGFNAMAVAVGLAAGPTIGGLLIYAFSWRAIFYINVPIGIIGYLWAQKVVVEDHRRSKEQFDVIGAFTAFVFLVSLLLYISRGDAIGWTSSAGILLLIITGIFLAAFIYTELNTKEPMLDFSLFRNRLFTAGNLSAMFNFIAQFVMTFLTPFFLTFKGFSTEKIGLIMTAFPLTVFVVAPISGSLTDKLGSRVLSTIGALVCSVALFTMSTLTDSSSAFDVIWRLALFGIGNGMFQSPNNTEIMSSAPRERLGVASSVLATMRNVGMVLGIAIGGAIYTSRKAYFSEVMKLGGATATLYGLKDAYAVSVAIALISALLSFVRGKKS
- a CDS encoding helix-turn-helix domain-containing protein, which translates into the protein MNREIGENTLGKKIRMLRKKAGLTQKQFGDIFNIAKSTVSQYESGKSRPDDDTKKKIARYFGVSLDWLLGLIDDEYVQSHHLLYFKENRPIDLNDILTYPNVTFNGLPLSQKEKSDIVNFIKYVVKKR
- a CDS encoding phosphatase PAP2 family protein, which codes for MFKLINVLSKSDIRLFYIINKRVKCKLLDRIMPLITNLAGPMVVVPVTLFLYIFSNQNMILKKMSLEAMVSLSASHLVVQALKHAVSRERPAFVLDDVYTFKDFYDYSFPSGHTTAAFSLAVSTFLFYQQLGMLLIFLAIMVGISRMYIGVHYPSDVLTGAVLGTVFPFVIHSILV
- a CDS encoding MBL fold metallo-hydrolase; translation: MKLIFCGGAMEVGASCYLLKVAGKNILLDCGIRMSSNKDCLPDFSLIQDNGGVDAIFISHAHIDHTGALPAISRQYPNARIYMTQPTKDLVRVLLYDSLKIMEREAEIPIYTENHVVEMLDRVMCYSPHVNIKPFDDCDITATFYSAGHILGAACIYLKTPEGSIFYSGDFAGFKQNTIEGASIPRLRPDVAIVESTYGDRLHANREMEEKRLVDMVKQVVDRKGNVLIPAFALGRAQEVILILKKAMARRQLRGVEVFVDGLVKDVCRVYVQNPNYMRSQWAKKIFRDGDIFFNDTIHRVISPAMRDDIIKKDSGCIVISSSGMLTGGPSQMYAQKFAGGEKNFIAITGYQDEEAPGKQLADLADGVAEDKVIKINDESITVNCDVGKYGLSAHADMIEILGLVGKLRPKSIVLVHGGPGAIEKLGHEIMKEFKADVYTPQNGDEIEIEVARPRKQMVSIVYPSINAQVPLDEAHMEELWRFIYSHIGTGAALSVQDVADIWGYKDQKLEAVGELLDNSLYFEHDKKMMFLYHALDLAAIEERKKPKIMEMNRMLDMANQMFTADMGVYRVGAKQDEGRVLIYFNFPEVARGRYQDMFQKFEEQTGWKVELNENVNTSAISREVLKALPSGVMPDGKISYNVIEKRVDIRIKERLSEGEMEEIKERFMENTGMELNINCPGADVEGGDNDVKVSPSAMEQNAALKLIDEEFKQSPHRPHKKSIKVKGGMRYIELSFISKAIGELYSSKIKELEDKTGWTITISASCNQMEVLNAAVELCEKRGVALKKNPSIFVDSMKVRIYPVQTQKPEVIEAMSDELKGLTGFTLVV
- a CDS encoding N-acetylmuramoyl-L-alanine amidase family protein, yielding MHSTFYMTNLVTDPYSSCKEAVSQLKSRVVFEFTGLPAVEQKSSDRLIYLQFSPCRFNMPAGTYNIKDSTIDLIELKPAKGDTIDAIIHLTHHTRYSIKEVPGIPSRVYLYVDRSPLIPLFKNKTVHLDPLCNPRAISPTSLKEEIPTLDISKNLYQLLKLMQCNATITRDKPISFAERMKKISKLPPGILISIGTTIDDPKISGFKVFYYPPSEDSLNLAKTLHSAMKEKLPLNSLGIHAANIKELSYGNPGVLVEVGCIKNRVDEGHLRDVDYKQKVAQALYNGLKRYLEITPQG
- a CDS encoding type II CAAX endopeptidase family protein — protein: MSSLEAKTANYFYLLVLLLLSTIGGYVQGKNIFLGLVTTEFGFILIPVVLYLLIKGHDMGKILKVRKLEFRHALMAIPLALVGWLVSEAITIIWVFLVGKWIAVPANPIPVPWDGRTFALEIATVGFTAALCEELFFRGFFMTAYEGWGSGRAIVMSGIFFALLHVNPGALPGIAFLGVLLAYSAYRTGSVFMSMIMHFVYNFISIVVMKLGGSAEQSGSIPVEAFIAWIILGAIAFLILLKMVKRLKATTTPEYKPAWSDTGTFLRHSIAHWPMLISFIFIIGQMAFMSLLKILN
- the asnB gene encoding asparagine synthase (glutamine-hydrolyzing); this translates as MCGIAGWVDFERDLKDKKQLLTKIGETLNHRGPDESGIFLSTHAAFVHKRLVVIDPQGGKQPMTRVKDNAEYTIVYNGELYNTPELRHELESTGYAFTSRSDTEVLLASYIQWGTRCVEKLNGIFAFAIWDEGKKLLFAARDRLGVKPFFYTVKGSSFLFGSEIKALLAHPFVEPEVDATGLAEVFAMGPSRTPGLGVFKDIYELKPGYWLIYDKKGLRQRQYWQLQSKPHTDDVETTAQKIRWLLKDTVKRQLVSDVPVCTLLSGGLDSSAITAIAQNWFKDSDMGNIHTYSVDYVDNDLYFKANEFQPNSDKHWIKVMSNYLHTCHHNVVIDTDQLVESLKAAVVARDVPGMADIDSSLYLFCKEIKKESTVALSGECADEVFGGYPWFRNPDIIKLNTFPWIRKVRERSELLSPDVLKAIRPEEYVQMRYQEALKEVPHMEGESSHEHRMKELLYLNMTRFMAMLLDRKDRMSMATGLEIRVPYADHRIVEYAWNIPWDIKTCDNIEKGILRRALKGLLPDEVLYRKKSPYPKTHHPAYLKAVEQKVKQIIEDPGSPILPLLNLNRIKELIKTHAIEYSPAWFSQLMGSAQLFAYMYQVNTWLEEYHVKIAL